The genomic DNA ATTTTCTTGCCGGCATTGCCGTGTAATTCGCCGGCAAGGCGCAACAGAACGTTAGCGACCCTTTGCTCTGCCGACGATGTCGCAAGTATTTGCACCGTATGGGCCCGATCGCGCAAAATGCCGCACATCCGACCCATGACGATCAACGAAAATTCGGTCGAAGATTCCATCAATTGTAGAAATTCGTCTCGAGGAAGAATTAGCAGTTTAGTCTCCTCGATCGCGACCGCTGAAGCTGGAAAAAGCTTCCCGTCCATTGCCGGCGGGATCGCAAACATCTCACCGGACTGAAATATCCCGATTATGATCTCCTTTCCAGCCTCAGGATAGCGGATCATTTTGACCCTTCCGCTGAGCACTATCGGGAGAAACGTAGCTTCATCACCTTCGAAAAACAAATGCTCGTTCGCGGCGACCTGCTTCGTTGAGCCCTTTGAAAAAAGGCTCGCTGTGAGCTCGGGGC from Acidobacteriota bacterium includes the following:
- a CDS encoding Crp/Fnr family transcriptional regulator — encoded protein: MNSNNGFNQIAEHFSPELTASLFSKGSTKQVAANEHLFFEGDEATFLPIVLSGRVKMIRYPEAGKEIIIGIFQSGEMFAIPPAMDGKLFPASAVAIEETKLLILPRDEFLQLMESSTEFSLIVMGRMCGILRDRAHTVQILATSSAEQRVANVLLRLAGELHGNAGKKIAHRRQDIAEMAGLTLETTIRVVRKLAAKDCFRIVRGRIILESLEPLRRLVR